A part of Kryptolebias marmoratus isolate JLee-2015 linkage group LG8, ASM164957v2, whole genome shotgun sequence genomic DNA contains:
- the LOC108235183 gene encoding potassium voltage-gated channel subfamily A member 10: protein MDVALVDFEGLEDLDGSLEDEVDTFADETTALTADVPPEHTNPDISYILRAPQLSSTPSHCSPLHSYIWESTSSTPIPQSQTLEVPNSPTMPSPSRKGRSSCASMISNWKMLLNSEGGKESETIFSRLTKECCEDLFGDKQGLDDGDQKVIINIAGLRFETQLKTLDQFPETLLGDPLKRMDYFDPMRNEYFFDRNRPSFDGILYYYQSGGKIRRPANVPIDVFADEIVFYELGSEAMEQFREDEGFIKDVDIPLPINDIYRQFWLLFEYPESSNAARGVALVSVLVIVISIIIFCMETLPVFRDETDPVVPSLKHFNQSRGHLTGAPSKLKTFSDPFFFIETACIAWFAFELCVRFVACPSKREFFHNIMNIIDIISIIPYFVTLITELATTPEESSGQNMSLAILRIIRLVRVFRIFKLSRHSKGLQILGQTLKASMRELGLLIFFLFIGVILFSSAIYFAEVDDPNTQFVSIPDGFWWAVVTMTTVGYGDMCPITLGGKVVGTLCAIAGVLTIALPVPVIVSNFNYFYHRETEAEDKVPMAEALQQAMKVEESNKRSSNISLNKANGI from the coding sequence ATGGATGTGGCCTTGGTTGACTTTGAGGGCCTGGAGGACCTTGATGGCAGCCTTGAGGATGAAGTGGACACCTTTGCTGATGAGACCACAGCTCTCACAGCGGACGTGCCCCCAGAGCACACCAACCCAGATATCAGCTACATCCTACGAGCTCCTCAGCTGTCTTCTACACCCTCCCATTGCAGCCCTTTGCACTCCTACATCTGGGAATCCACCTCTTCAACACCCATTCCACAATCACAGACACTAGAAGTACCTAATTCCCCAACGATGCCATCCCCTAGCAGAAAAGGGCGCAGCAGTTGTGCCAGCATGATCTCTAACTGGAAAATGCTGCTAAATAGTGAAGGAGGAAAGGAAAGTGAGACAATCTTCAGTCGGCTCACTAAAGAGTGCTGTGAGGATTTGTTTGGAGATAAACAAGGTTTGGATGATGGAGACCAGAAAGTCATCATCAACATTGCTGGCCTTCGTTTTGAGACACAACTTAAAACATTGGACCAATTTCCTGAAACACTTCTTGGAGACCCTTTGAAGAGGATGGACTACTTTGATCCAATGAGGAATGAGTACTTCTTTGATCGGAATCGACCAAGCTTTGATGGAATCTTATATTACTACCAGTCTGGGGGTAAAATCAGAAGGCCAGCCAATGTTCCCATTGACGTGTTTGCTGATGAAATTGTATTCTACGAGCTCGGGAGTGAGGCCATGGAACAGTTCAGAGAAGATGAAGGATTCATAAAAGATGTTGACATCCCACTCCCTATAAATGATATATACAGGCAATTTTGGCTGCTGTTTGAGTACCCAGAGAGCTCCAACGCCGCACGAGGTGTAGCACTCGTCTCTGTCCTTGTTATTGTCATATcgattattattttctgcatgGAAACACTACCAGTATTCAGAGATGAGACTGATCCAGTTGTTCCCtccttaaaacattttaaccaaTCCAGAGGTCACCTTACTGGAGCCCCATCTAAGCTCAAAACGTTTTCTGATCCTTTCTTCTTCATTGAGACTGCCTGCATTGCTTGGTTCGCCTTTGAGCTGTGTGTTCGGTTTGTGGCCTGTCCAAGCAAAAGAGAGTTTTTCCACAACATCATGAACATCATTGACATTATATCTATCATCCCCTATTTTGTGACTTTGATCACAGAACTGGCCACAACCCCGGAAGAGAGCTCAGGACAGAACATGTCTTTGGCTATTTTACGTATCATCCGCCTGGTCAGGGTGTTTCGTATTTTCAAACTCTCACGTCACTCGAAGGGGCTGCAGATCTTAGGGCAGACTCTGAAGGCCAGTATGCGGGAGCTTGGCTTgctcatcttcttcctcttcatcggAGTGATCCTCTTCTCCAGTGCCATCTACTTCGCTGAGGTAGATGACCCTAATACACAGTTTGTCAGCATACCTGATGGCTTCTGGTGGGCTGTGGTCACCATGACCACTGTAGGGTATGGAGACATGTGTCCCATAACCCTGGGGGGTAAGGTGGTGGGCACCTTGTGTGCTATTGCAGGTGTGTTAACAATTGCTTTGCCTGTTCCAGTCATTGTTTCCAACTTCAACTACTTCTaccacagagagacagaagcaGAGGACAAGGTTCCCATGGCAGAGGCTCTCCAGCAAGCCATGAAGGTTGAGGAAAGTAACAAACGAAGTAGCAATATTTCACTCAATAAAGCCAATGGCATCTag
- the LOC108235201 gene encoding patatin-like phospholipase domain-containing protein 2, with product MTPSVSRSHSFKFPHDITFSGSGFLSIYQLGVALGFLRYAPWILKSAPHILGASAGSLAAAAVACDVNPIAIRDEVLLFAKQLKATTWGLLNPSVNVFQWLEKSMRKHLPSNAHRLATGRLGIAVTRLSDGKQVIISEFQSKEDVVQALLCSCFLPGYCGFLPPLFRGVHYIDGGLSGIMPRIPESSTLTVCPFSGDTDICPTDPPCTVKMVVTGAIFKTNMANFFRMITALSSVTLENKDLEQSFHNGYKDAINFLWNKDLASFPITHSGSQGVPSCDPTSAQMPLETTKVEEEETKGGKLATTLTSFTDHRSEQIANSTVPENTKEPPLHFDDVQNVLLGYGVTYQGTFGLPVKILSSLLLPLILSFYALLPRRQRMKVLFREVLDFVVWGWLFTKFYGLFILSIFVCSLMKNIKDRVTHVMLLLL from the exons ATGACTCCCAGTGTCTCCAGGTCTCACTCCTTTAAATTTCCCCACGACATCACCTTCTCTGGATCTGGATTCCTGTCCATCTACCAGCTGGGGGTTGCCTTGGGCTTCCTGAGGTACGCTCCCTGGATTCTGAAGTCAGCGCCCCACATCCTCGGTGCTTCTGCCGGATCTCTGGCTGCAGCCGCTGTGGCCTGTGACGTAAACCCGA TTGCCATAAGGGATGAGGTGCTTCTGTTTGCCAAACAGCTGAAGGCTACCACCTGGGGATTATTAAACCCATCAGTCAATGTTTTCCAGTGGCTAGAGAAATCTATGCGCAAACATCTTCCTTCTAATGCCCACCGTTTGGCGACCGGCCGCCTTGGTATCGCTGTAACCCGCCTCTCTGATGGAAAGCAAGTTATCATATCTGAGTTCCAGTCCAAAGAAGATGTTGTTCAA GCTCTGCTGTGCAGCTGCTTTTTGCCTGGATATTGTGGCTTTCTGCCTCCACTCTTCAGGGGAGTA CACTATATAGATGGTGGTTTGAGCGGCATCATGCCCAGAATCCCAGAGTCATCTACGTTAACTGTGTGCCCATTCTCTGGAGACACTGACATCTGTCCCACTGACCCACCTTGCACAGTGAAAATGGTGGTTACAGGAGCCATTTTCAAAACCAACATGGCTAACTTCTTCAGGATGATCACTGCCCTTTCCTCTGTGACTCTGGAG AACAAGGATCTAGAACAATCGTTCCACAATGGCTACAAAGATGCCATTAATTTCCTTTGGAACAAAG ATCTTGCTTCTTTTCCGATCACTCATAGTGGGTCTCAGGGGGTTCCCAGCTGTGACCCAACTTCTGCACAGATGCCTCTGGAGACCACCAAAGTGGAAGAAGAGGAAACGAAAGGAGGAAAATTAGCTACCACGCTGACATCTTTCACAGACCACAGATCCGAGCAGATAGCTAACTCTACTGTGCCAGAAAACACCAAAGAGCCTCCTCTCCATTTTGATGATGTACAGAATG ttctTCTGGGCTATGGGGTAACCTATCAGGGCACGTTTGGATTACCAGTGAAAATATTGTCCAGCCTGCTTCTGCCTCTCATCTTGTCCTTTTATGCCCTGCTGCCGAGGAGGCAAAG GATGAAGGTGCTGTTCAGGGAAGTGCTTGACTTTGTTGTTTGGGGTTGGCTTTTCACAAAATTCTACGGACTGTTCATCCTCAGCATATTTGTCTGTAGTCTcatgaaaaacatcaaagaccG agTCACACATGTGATGTTACTGCTGCTGTAG
- the etv7 gene encoding transcription factor ETV7 has product MASISPSPLIKHETRADSPPLLTQGRQVTLPASEHHSPPPQAPTQEDLWHLPGRLRINPSLWDKEDVAHWLHWAQKEYSLRRPEKGHFEMNGRALCLLTKEDFRRRCPSSGDVLYEILQCVKQQRRSVVCEPLSASPSARARHIQDPVSCQKSSHTVKEPQPVMVSDTTVPAAANMTVPAVVAAAVGSQPELMSPLRNRPVFYYSAPLAHKNGSASVSTLPHKPVQCPPPKESVIQEPLNLSSREKPRSPLHKASGRIPECRLLWDYVYQLLCDERYQDYIRWEDPDSHVFRVVDPNGLARLWGNHKNRENMTYEKMSRALRHYYKLNIIKKERGQKLLFRFLKLPLDIKKHQIDTESPEHTSPQGEDFPDSSPTHDFSEDHFEVSPDRASPQPPPTGAAVG; this is encoded by the exons ATGGCGAGCATTTCCCCGTCACCCCTGATCAAG CATGAAACCCGAGCAGATAGTCCTCCACTCTTAACGCAGGGGAGGCAGGTCACCCTGCCTGCAAGCGAGCatcactccccccctcctcaaGCTCCCACTCAGGAAGACCTGTGGCACTTACCTGGACGACTGA GAATAAACCCATCTCTGTGGGATAAGGAGGACGTTGCCCACTGGCTCCACTGGGCCCAGAAGGAGTACTCGCTGCGCCGGCCAGAGAAGGGTCATTTTGAGATGAACGGCAGAGCCCTGTGCCTACTCACCAAAGAAGACTTCAGACGCCGCTGTCCCAGCTCAG GTGATGTCCTCTATGAGATCCTTCAGTGCGTGAAGCAACAACGGAGGAGTGTTGTCTGCGAGCCCCTGAGTGCTTCTCCTTCTGCGAGAGCCAGACACATTCAGGATCCAGTCAGCTGCCAGAAATCTTCCCATACGGTCAAGGAGCCACAGCCTGTGATGGTCAGCGACACCACCG TTCCTGCCGCTGCCAACATGACAGTGCCTGCAGTTGTTGCTGCCGCTGTGGGCAGCCAGCCTGAGCTGATGTCGCCTCTCAGAAATCGCCCCGTTTTTTATTACTCAGCTCCACTCGCACATAAAA ATGGTTCAGCATCTGTCTCTACGTTGCCCCATAAACCCGTTCAATGCCCTCCCCCCAAAGAGAGCGTCATTCAGGAACCTCTCAACCTGTCCAGTCGAGAGAAGCCGAGGAGTCCGCTGCACAAAGCCAGCGGTCGCATACCAG AGTGCAGACTGCTGTGGGACTATGTGTACCAGCTGCTGTGTGATGAGCGTTACCAAGACTACATACGGTGGGAAGATCCAGACAGCCACGTATTCCGGGTAGTTGACCCTAATGGACTGGCACGTCTCTGGGGGAACCACAAG AACCGAGAAAACATGACCTATGAGAAAATGTCTCGTGCACTGCGGCACTACTACAAGCTCAACATCATCAAAAAGGAGCGAGGACAAAAACTCCTCTTCAG GTTTCTGAAGCTCCCACTGGACATCAAAAAGCATCAAATTGACACAGAGTCCCCAGAACATACTTCACCTCAGGGTGAGGACTTTCCAGACAGCAGCCCTACACATGACTTCAGCGAGGACCATTTTGAGGTTTCGCCTGATCGGGCTTCTCCACAGCCCCCTCCGACGGGTGCTGCAGTGGGATAG